The DNA segment TTGAGTCGAAGAACTTTGCAGATTATCAAACAAAATATTACCTTATCGATTGTAGTCAAGCTCTTGGCACTGTTGCTCGTCGTTCCGGGCTGGCTGACGTTATGGATAGCCATTTTCGCAGACATGGGAGTAACCTTACTCGTTACACTAAATGGCTTACGGCTACTAAGAGTAAAAGAATAGAAGGGCAAGACAGTTTTGGACGGGGATAGAGGGTGAGTCTGATGAATAACAGGTGGAATAAGTGGGTATATCGATGGTGGTCGCCGGTTTATGATCGTTTTTTCAATAAAGGGCCGTTTCTAAAAGCTCGGCAGGAACTATTCAATGACGTTAACTTTCATGAAGGTGATAAGGTTTTGTTTGTTGGGGTCGGTACGGGTGCTGATCTTGAGCAAATTCCCATTGACCTGCTGGATATCACAGCGATTGACTATTCTGAAGAGATGCTTGCCCAGGCGAAAAAGAAATTCCCAACTACTTCTTTATTCTTTCAGCAGATGGATACCCAACAATTAACCCTTCCGGATGAAGCTTTCGATTATGTCGTGGCCAGCTTAATCCTATCTGTTGTTCCAGACAGTCACAAGGCCTTTGAAGAAATGGTCCGAGTGACACGGTCAAAGGGCCAAATGATTATTTTTGATAAATTCGCTTCTAAGCCTTCAATAATAAAGAAACTTATTAGGCCGGTCATTAAGGCTTTAGGTACGGATATCGGTCTCTCCTTTGAAAAAATCTATGAAAAACATAGTGGCATGAAGCTAAACCTCTTAGAAAACCGCGCTGTGTTGTTCGGTGGAATGTATCGAAAAATAAAGATTAGAAAAAACTAACACAATCGAAATTCTTACGTTTTAGAAAAAGATAAAATATGGAGCCACTTTAAAGGCTCTCTGGGGGAATTAACATGGGTCATCATCATGGACATTCACACGGCCATTCTCACGGTCATTCACATACAAGTAACAAGAAAGCACTATTGAGTTCTTTCATACTAATAGCTGCTTTTATGGTCGTGGAAGTCATTGGCGGTTTGTTAACAAATAGTTTGGCGCTATTGTCTGATGCAGGCCATATGCTTAGCGATGCAGCAGCATTAGGATTAAG comes from the Neobacillus sp. PS2-9 genome and includes:
- a CDS encoding methyltransferase domain-containing protein, producing MNNRWNKWVYRWWSPVYDRFFNKGPFLKARQELFNDVNFHEGDKVLFVGVGTGADLEQIPIDLLDITAIDYSEEMLAQAKKKFPTTSLFFQQMDTQQLTLPDEAFDYVVASLILSVVPDSHKAFEEMVRVTRSKGQMIIFDKFASKPSIIKKLIRPVIKALGTDIGLSFEKIYEKHSGMKLNLLENRAVLFGGMYRKIKIRKN